In the genome of Achromobacter sp. MFA1 R4, the window CATCGACGCCGCGGTGCAGACGGCCGCGCAGGCTGAAGCCGGCGCCCTCGCCGTCGCCGCGCAGCAACCCATCGCGCCGGCAGACCTGCCGCAGCAGGCATTGGAAATCGCCACGCAGGCCGCCGAGCAGGTGCAGCTCGCCCGCGGCAACGCCGCGGCCGCGGCCACCGCCATGAGCCAGGGCGCCGCCGTGCTGAAGGCCGCGCTCAACGCCGCCGACACCCTGGTGCCGCAGACCGCGCAAGCGTCCCAGGCGCCCGTCGCCGCGACGGCCGGCCAGGCGCAGGCCGCCGCCGCGCAGCTCGCCCGCGATGCCGAAGCCGCGCTGCCGGTCGTCACCGCCGCCGTCAAGCCGGGTTCCGCCCCGGTCGCGCAGGCGCCCGTCGATCCCAAGGCCACGGCCAAGCTCGACGCGAAGCCCGCCACGCCGGACCTGCCGCTGCCGCGCGTGGCGCGCGAGGCGCGTTCCGACACGGCCGAAACGGCAACCGCCTTGCCCGCCCACGTGGCCGACGAAGATCAGCCGGCGCTGCTGGCCGCCTCCACGCCGCAGTTCCAGGCGCCCCAGCATGGCGCCAGCCCGCAGGATGCGCTTGCCCACGCCCTGGCCGCCGCCACGCAGCGCCAGGCCGCGCCCATCGTCAACCCGGCCGCGGTCTCGCAGCCTGTCGTGCCGGTCGTGCTGCAGGTGGCCACTCCGGTCGGCGCCACCCACTGGGGCACCGAACTGGGCCAACAGATGGTCATGATGAGCACCAACGCGCGTCAAGGCATGCAGACCGCCGAATTGCGGCTGGATCCGCCCGACCTCGGCCCGCTGCGCGTCAGCCTGAACCTGGCCGATGGCGTGGCCAGCGCCTCGTTCGTGTCCGCGCATGCTTCGGTGCGCCAGGCCATCGAAGTCGCGATTCCGCAGTTGCAGCAGGCGCTTGCGCAGGCCGGCATCTCCTTGGGCCAGACGAGCGTCGGCGAACAGGCCGCGCAGCAGGAATTCGCGCAGCAGAACGGCAACGGATCGCAGCGTCAGCAAGGCGGCGGTGCCGCCGTGGCGGACGGCGCGGCCGATGCCGCGCAGCCTGCGGTGACGGTGGCGCGCAACGCCAACGCGCTGGTCGACACGTTCGCGTAGTGATTCAGCGGCCCGCTGCCGGCAACGGCTGCGGGCAGTGCAGCAATAGCTTGAGATACGCGGCTTTCGCCCTGTTTTTCGCCTCCAAGCCGAGGCGGGATTTCGGGCAGAATGCTTTCATCCACTAAGAATCCGTTTTCACCAGCGGCAAACACGCATCGAAATCCAGATGGCGACAATCAAACCCATTCCCGCGCCGGCGCGCGGCGCGACGACCTCCGGCGGCATCGGCCGCATCCTTCGCCCGCTGCTGGCGATCCTGGTGCTGCTGCTCGTTGCCGCGGCCAGCGCGGGCGCGACCTGGTTCATCACCCAGCGCATGCAGCAGCCGCAAGGCGGCGCGCCGGTGCAGCTCGGCGTGGGCCAGGCGCCCGCCGGCCAACCCGGGCAGCCGGGCCAGGCCGGCCAAGCCGGACAAGGCCCCCAGGCCACGCCGACGACCTTCGTCGCGCCGTCCGCCACCCCCATCGCCGTGCCCGCCCCGATCTTCGTGCCGATCGAAGCCTTCACGGTCACGCTGCAGAACGCGGAGACCGAGCGCATCATGCACGTCGGCCTGACCCTGCGCGTGAGCGACGAACAGACCCGCACGCGCCTGGAAAAGTACATGCCCGAAGTGCGCAGCCGCATCCTGATGGTGCTGTCGTCGCAGTCGCCCACCGCCGTGCAGACGCAACAGGGCAAGAACGACATGGTCGCGGCCATCAAGCAGGCCGTGAACCGCCCCTTCTCGCCCCTGCCTGACGGCCAGTACGTCACCGACGTGCTGTTCACGGCGTTCGTGGTGCAATAAGCATGGCCTACGAGGCGTTTCTTTCGCAGGACGAAGTCGATGCGCTGCTGGCCGGCGTCACCGGCGAGAGCGATAGCAAGAAGGAATCCGAGGGCCAGAACGCCGGCGCGCGCGCCTACGACCTGAGCTCGCCCGAGCGCGTCGTCCGGCGCCGCATGCAGACGCTGGAGCTCATCAACGAACGGTTTGCGCGCAACATGCGCAACGTGTTGCTGAACTTCATGCGCCGCAGCGCCGACATCACCGTCGGCTCGATCAAGATCCAGAAGTACGCGGACTTCGAGCGCAACCTGCCGGTTCCCAGCAATCTGAACATGATTCAGATGAAGCCGCTGCGCGGCACGGCGCTCTTCACGTATGACCCGAACCTGGTGTTCCTGGTCATCGACAGCCTGTTCGGCGGCGATGGCCGCTACCACACGCGCGTCGAGGGCCGGGACTTCACCACCACCGAACAGCGCATCATCCGGCGCCTGCTCAACCTGACCCTGGAAAGCTACGGCAAGTCCTGGGACCCCGTCTATCCGATCGAGTTCGAATACGTCCGCTCGGAGATGCACACCAAGTTCGCCAGCATCACCGGCAACAACGAAGTGGTGGTCGTCTCCTCGTTCCATATCGAATTCGGCGCGACCGGCGGCGACCTGAACATCTGCCTGCCCTACTCCATGATCGAGCCGGTGCGCGATCTGCTGACGCGCCCGCTGCAGGAGACCACGCTCGAAGAGGTCGATCAGCGCTGGTCGCAGCAGCTTTCGCGCCAGGTGCGCAGCGCCGACATCGACGTGGTCGCGGAATTCGCCCGCATCCCCTCGTCGATCCGCGAACTGATGAGCCTGAAGGTCGGCGACGTCCTTCCGGTCGACGTGCCCGAAACCGTCATCGCCCACGTCGACGGCGTGCCGCTGATGGAATGCGGCTACGGCGTTTTCAACGGCCAATACGCCCTGCGCGTACAGAACCTGTTTACCCACGATACAGAACCCAACGAGGCCTCTGACCATGACTGACAAGAACGAGCCCGGCACTGGCTCGTCCCCGGCCGACGACTGGGCCGACGCGCTCGCCGAACAATCCCGCGCCAACCCGCCCACGCAAGCCGACGGTCTGAAGCCGCAGGACGACTGGGCGGCCGCCATGGCCGAACAGGCTGCCGCACCCGCTGCGCCCGCTGCCCCGGCCCCGGCCCCGGCCGCCGCGGCATCGGCCGCCGCGCAATCGGCGTCGCAATCCGTGTTCAAGCCGCTGGCCGGCACCGCGCCCGGCCAGGGCACCGATATCGACCTGATCATGGACGTGCCCGTCCAGTTGACGGTCGAACTGGGCCGCACCCGCCTGACCATCAAGAATCTGCTCCAGTTGGGCCAGGGCTCCGTGGTCGAACTCGACGGCCTGGCCGGCGAGCCGATGGACATCTTCGTCAACGGCTACCTGATCGCCCAGGGAGAAGTCGTGGTCGTCGAAGAAAAGTACGGCATCCGCCTGACCGACATCATCACCCCGTCCGAGCGGATCAACCGCTTGAACAACCGTCGTTGACGTCCGGCGCCATGACCGAATCTGCCCTGCTGCGCGTCATCATCGGCCTCGTGCTGGTGGTGGCCGCCATCCTGGTGGCGGCGTGGCTGGCGAAACGCGCCGGACTGGTGCAGCGCGGCGGGGGCAACCTGCTGCGGCACGTCGCCAGCCTGCCGGTCGGTCCGCGCCAAAGCGTCGTCGTCGTCGAGATCGAAGACACCTGGCTGGTGGTGGGCGTCGGCCCGAACCAGCTCACCACCCTGCATACCCTGCCCGCCGGCCAGTTGCCGGAGGGTTCGCCTCTGCCCGCGGCCGCCTTTGCGGCCAAGCTGGGCCAGGCCCTCAAGCGCCGCTAGGGCCACACGCCCCGGCGCGATTCAAGCGATACCCATGAGTTTGCCCACCCGCACGACTTGCTCCCGCGCCGGCCATCGCGCGCTGCCCATGCTGGCCGCCGCCGCGGTCCTGGGGCTGGCCTTCTTCCCGGCCGGGGTGGTGGCGCAAGCCACCCTGCCCGCGCTGACGGCCACGCCGGGCGCGGACGGTTCGCAGACGTATTCGCTCAGCATGCAGACCATGCTGCTGATGACGTCGCTGTCGTTCCTGCCGGCGGCGCTGCTGATGATGACGGGCTTCACGCGCATCATCATCGTGCTGGGCCTCTTGCGCAGCGCCATGGGCACGGCCATGTCGCCGCCCAACCACGTCCTGATCGGCCTGTCGCTGTTCCTGACCTTCTATACGATGTCCCCGGTGTTCGACAAGATCTACACCGACGCCTACAAGCCGCTGTCGGAAGGGTCGATCCAGTTCGAAGCCGCGGTCGAACGCGCCGCGGCCCCGTTGCGCACCTTCATGCTGCACCAGACGCGCGAGAACGACCTTTCGCTTTTTGCCAATCTGGCCAAACAGCCCGCGCTGGAAGACCCCTCGCAGGTGCCCATGCGCATCCTGGTGCCCGCCTTCATCACCAGCGAACTGAAGACCGCGTTCCAGATCGGCTTCACCATCTTCATTCCGTTCCTCATCATCGACCTGGTGGTCGCCAGCGTGCTGATGGCGCTGGGCATGATGATGGTGCCGCCCGTCACCGTGGCGCTGCCCTTCAAGCTGATGCTGTTCGTGCTGGCCGACGGCTGGAACCTGCTCATGGGCTCGCTGGCCCAGAGCTTCTACCAGTAACGCCGCAAGGAGATCGCCATGACCGCCGAAACCGTCATGACCATGACCTACCAGGCGATGAAGATCGTCCTGGCGATGGCAGGTCCCCTCCTGCTCGTCACGCTGGTGGTGGGCCTGGTCATCAGCATTTTCCAGGCGGCCACGCAGATCAATGAAATGACGCTGTCGTTCATCCCGAAGCTGCTTGCGATGTGCGGCGTGCTGGTGCTGCTTGGCCCCTGGCTGATCGGCGTGATGGTCGACTACATCCGGCAGCTCATCGGCCAGATCCCCATGCTGGTGTCCTGAGCGGCGCCCGCCGCCGGACCCTGGCCGTTCCGCCATGATCGCCTTCACGCTTGAGCAGCTCAACGGCTGGATCGGCCAGTTCCTCTGGCCGTTCGTGCGTATCCTGGCGCTCGTGGGCACCGCACCGCTGTTTTCCGAGTCGCTGATTCCCGTCAAGGTAAAGGTGGGACTGTCCTTCGTCCTGGCCGTGGCGATCAGCCCCGCGCTGGACCCCATGCCGCCCGTGGCGCCCGGCTCCTATGCCGGCCTCTGGATGGTGATGCAGCAGGTGCTGATCGGCATCGCCATGGGCTTTACCATGCGGCTGGTGTTCGCCGCCGTGCAGACGGCGGGAGAATTCGTCGGCCTGCAGATGGGCCTGTCGTTCGCATCCTTCTTCGATCCCAGCTCGGGCGCGAACACCGCCGTGCTGTCGCGCCTGTTCAACATCGTCGCGATGCTGACCTTTCTGGCGCTGGACGGGCACCTGCTGGTGCTGGCGGCGCTGGTGCGGTCCTTCGACACGCTGCCCATCGCCATGATCCAGCTGCACCAGAATGGCTGGGGCACCGTGGTGGAATGGGGCAAGACCGTGTTCGTCTCCGGCCTGCTGCTGGCGCTGCCGCTGATCTGCGCCCTGTTGACCATCAACCTGGCGATGGGCATCCTGAACCGCGCCGCCCAGCAGCTTTCCGTGTTTTCGGTGGGCTTTCCCGTCACCCTCATCATTGGCGTGACCGTGCTGACCATCGTGCTGCCGCATGCCGGCCCGTTCCTGGAATCGCTGTTCGAATCGGGGCTGACGGCCATGAGCCGCGTCGTGGACGCGCTGGCGGGAAGGTAGCAGGCCCCAAGCCCCCCATGCAGCGCACGCCTGCCGGCACACGAAACAACGGCCGCTTTTCGCGGCCGTCATCGTTTGCGCCTGGCTAGCTTGCCGGCCCCTGAACCCAACCGGCACGTTTCGCCGTGCCGGCCTATCCATGGGACAGCCGGCTAGTGCTGGCCCACCACCCGGAACACCCGGATGGTCTCGCGCAGCGCGCCCGACTGGTTACCCAGTTGCGTCACCGCGCCGCCCAGTTCCTGCACCAGCGCCGTGTTCTGCACGGTCATCACATCCATCTGCGAGACGGCGGTGTCCACCTGCTCGATACCGGTGGACTGCTCCTGCGAGGCGCGCGAGATCTCGCCGATGATGTCGGTGACGCGGTGCACCGCCGCCACGATCTCCTGCATCGTGGCGCCGGCCTGCTCGGCCTGCGCGGAGCCTTCCGTGACCCGGTCGACCGAATCCTCGATCAGCGCCTTGACCTCCTTGGCGGCCTGGGCGCTCTTTTGCGCCAGGCTGCGCACTTCGCCGGCGACCACCGCGAAGCCCTTGCCGGACTCGCCCGCGCGCGCGGCCTCGACCGCGGCATTGAGCGCCAGGATGTTGGTCTGGAAGGCAATGCCTTCGATGATGGTGACGATGTCGGCGATCTTGCGCGAGCTGTCCGAGATGCCATGCATGGTGTTCACCACCTGCCCGACGGCCACGCCGCCGCGCCGCGCCACGTCCATGCTGCTGGCCGCCAGCTCGTTGGCCTGCCGCGCGTTGTCGGCGTTCTGGCGCACCGTGGACGTCAGCTGCTGCATGCTGGCGGCGGTCTGCTGCAGCGAGGCGGCCTGCCCTTCCGTGCGCCCGGCCAGCTCCTGGTTGCCGCGCGCGATGTGCACGGCGGCATGCGTCGTGCCCTCGATGCCGCGATAGACGTCCTGCGCAATGCCGATCAGGCTCTTGCGCATGACTTCCAGCGAGAACTTGAGGCTGCCCACTTCATCGTCCGATTCCGGCACGATCTGCGTCGTAAGGTTGCCGGCGGCCACCTGACGCGCCATGTTGGCGGCATCGAGCATCGGCTCCAATAGCGAACGCGACAGGCTCCAGCCCATCGCGAAGATGGCCACGATGCCCAGGGCCATGGCGCCGCAACCCAGCGCCGCGCCCCACGGGCTCAGGCTGGCCCAGTTGGCGTGCAGTCCATACGCGCCGGCGGCCGCGACGATGGCCGACGACAGCGTGGCATGGCGCAGCATACGGCTGCGCACGCTGTTGCGGAACGGAAAGGCCAGCACATCCAGGCCGCGGCGCCAACCGGCGCGCACCGGCCGGCCGCGCAGGATGCGCACGCCCGTGGCCGTGCCCTCGCGCATGCGGGCATAGAGCGCCTCGGCCATTTCGATCTGTTCGTCCGAAGGGCGCACCCGGACCGAGGAATAGGCCACCACCTCGCCGTTCTCGACGATGGGCGTGGCGTTGGCCAGCACCCAGTAGTACCCCCCGTCCTTGCGGCGATTCTTGACCACGCCCAGCCAGGACTCGCCGGCCTCGAGCGTCTCCCACAGGTCCGCGTAGGCTTCCGGCGGCATGTCGGGATGGCGCACGACGTTGTGGGGCTTGCCGATGAGCTCCTCCCGCGTGAAGCCGCTGACTTCGACGAACGCGGGGTTGGCGTAGACGATGCGTCCCTTGGTATCCGTGCGCGAGATCAGGTACTGATCCTCGCGCAGCTTGGTTTCTGCATTGGTGACGGGTAAGTTGACGCGCACGACTTTGTCTCCGGTTACAACATATACGACAGTAGCTTCTGACGGCGTTCAACCGGGTCCGGACACGACGCCCCGCATCGATCCGCTGCTGCACGCTTCGTCTGGCTCCCGAATCCCGGGCTGCCATCGAACACTGTGTTCTTGGCCTGAACGGTCAGGCACTCATACGTTTACGGTCATCTGAATGAAAACTTAACGTGCTTATTACTTTGTCACTGTTTTAATCCGCGGTTTTTATAACTGATGGGCATATAAAAATCCGGACCCGGGCGCCAGACGCAAAAAGCCGCGCCGACCCCGCAAACGCGGGATCGGGCGCGGCCCGGGATGACGCGGGGATCAGTTCAGCGACGGCGCGGAGTACCCGCCAAGCTGATGCGCCGGCACTTCGATCACTTCACCGGCATTGATCTTGAACACCGCGACCGCTTCGGCCAGGCGCTGCGCCTGTTCCTGCAGCGAGCCGGCGGCGGCCGCGGCCTCTTCCACCAGCGCCGCGTTCTGCTGCGTCACTTCGTCCATCTGCGACACCGCGCGGTTGACCTGGTCGATGCCGCTGGATTGTTCCTCGGACGCCGCCGAGATCTCGCCCATGATGTCCGTCACGCGCTTCACCGAGGCCACGATTTCCTGCATCGTCGCGCCGGCGCGTTCCACCTGCTGCGAACCCGCGCCCACCTTGGACACCGAATCCTCGATCAGGCCCTTGATTTCCTTGGCCGCTTGCGCGCTGCGCTGCGCCAGCGAGCGCACTTCGCCCGCCACCACCGCAAAGCCCTTGCCCTGCTCGCCCGCGCGCGCCGCTTCCACCGCGGCGTTCAGCGCCAGGATGTTGGTCTGGAACGCGATGCCGTCAATGACCGACACGATTTCCGAGATCTTGCGCGAGCTGGCCGAAATGCCTTCCATGGTGTGCACCACTTCCGACACCGCCGAACCGCCGCGCTCGGCCACGTCCGATGCGCTGGCGGCCAGTTGATTGGCCTGGCGCGCATTGTCCGCGTTCTGCTTCACGGTCGAGGCCAGTTCCTCCATGGAGGCAGCGGTCTCTTCCAGCGAAGCGGCCTGCTCTTCGGTGCGGCTGGACAGGTCGGTGTTGCCGGCGGAGATTTCGCGCGAGCCTACCGTGATTTCATCCACGCCGCGACGCACCGTCGACACGGTGCGGGTCAGGCTTTCCTGCATGCGCTTGAGCGCCGCAAAGAGCTGGCCGATTTCGTTATGCGACCGCACTTCCACGCGGCCCGTCAGGTCGCCCGCGGCGA includes:
- a CDS encoding flagellar hook-length control protein FliK, producing MTAPLPLPSITPAAPSSVADALGAKSAPPDKKGPSFSDVLAQQRPAQQRPNQAADARPAKTDGKTPSKDPNAGDPASTAESAAAGAIDAAVQTAAQAEAGALAVAAQQPIAPADLPQQALEIATQAAEQVQLARGNAAAAATAMSQGAAVLKAALNAADTLVPQTAQASQAPVAATAGQAQAAAAQLARDAEAALPVVTAAVKPGSAPVAQAPVDPKATAKLDAKPATPDLPLPRVAREARSDTAETATALPAHVADEDQPALLAASTPQFQAPQHGASPQDALAHALAAATQRQAAPIVNPAAVSQPVVPVVLQVATPVGATHWGTELGQQMVMMSTNARQGMQTAELRLDPPDLGPLRVSLNLADGVASASFVSAHASVRQAIEVAIPQLQQALAQAGISLGQTSVGEQAAQQEFAQQNGNGSQRQQGGGAAVADGAADAAQPAVTVARNANALVDTFA
- the fliL gene encoding flagellar basal body-associated protein FliL, translating into MATIKPIPAPARGATTSGGIGRILRPLLAILVLLLVAAASAGATWFITQRMQQPQGGAPVQLGVGQAPAGQPGQPGQAGQAGQGPQATPTTFVAPSATPIAVPAPIFVPIEAFTVTLQNAETERIMHVGLTLRVSDEQTRTRLEKYMPEVRSRILMVLSSQSPTAVQTQQGKNDMVAAIKQAVNRPFSPLPDGQYVTDVLFTAFVVQ
- the fliM gene encoding flagellar motor switch protein FliM, which gives rise to MAYEAFLSQDEVDALLAGVTGESDSKKESEGQNAGARAYDLSSPERVVRRRMQTLELINERFARNMRNVLLNFMRRSADITVGSIKIQKYADFERNLPVPSNLNMIQMKPLRGTALFTYDPNLVFLVIDSLFGGDGRYHTRVEGRDFTTTEQRIIRRLLNLTLESYGKSWDPVYPIEFEYVRSEMHTKFASITGNNEVVVVSSFHIEFGATGGDLNICLPYSMIEPVRDLLTRPLQETTLEEVDQRWSQQLSRQVRSADIDVVAEFARIPSSIRELMSLKVGDVLPVDVPETVIAHVDGVPLMECGYGVFNGQYALRVQNLFTHDTEPNEASDHD
- the fliN gene encoding flagellar motor switch protein FliN; translated protein: MTDKNEPGTGSSPADDWADALAEQSRANPPTQADGLKPQDDWAAAMAEQAAAPAAPAAPAPAPAAAASAAAQSASQSVFKPLAGTAPGQGTDIDLIMDVPVQLTVELGRTRLTIKNLLQLGQGSVVELDGLAGEPMDIFVNGYLIAQGEVVVVEEKYGIRLTDIITPSERINRLNNRR
- the fliO gene encoding flagellar biosynthetic protein FliO, with the translated sequence MTESALLRVIIGLVLVVAAILVAAWLAKRAGLVQRGGGNLLRHVASLPVGPRQSVVVVEIEDTWLVVGVGPNQLTTLHTLPAGQLPEGSPLPAAAFAAKLGQALKRR
- the fliP gene encoding flagellar type III secretion system pore protein FliP (The bacterial flagellar biogenesis protein FliP forms a type III secretion system (T3SS)-type pore required for flagellar assembly.); this translates as MSLPTRTTCSRAGHRALPMLAAAAVLGLAFFPAGVVAQATLPALTATPGADGSQTYSLSMQTMLLMTSLSFLPAALLMMTGFTRIIIVLGLLRSAMGTAMSPPNHVLIGLSLFLTFYTMSPVFDKIYTDAYKPLSEGSIQFEAAVERAAAPLRTFMLHQTRENDLSLFANLAKQPALEDPSQVPMRILVPAFITSELKTAFQIGFTIFIPFLIIDLVVASVLMALGMMMVPPVTVALPFKLMLFVLADGWNLLMGSLAQSFYQ
- the fliQ gene encoding flagellar biosynthesis protein FliQ — translated: MTAETVMTMTYQAMKIVLAMAGPLLLVTLVVGLVISIFQAATQINEMTLSFIPKLLAMCGVLVLLGPWLIGVMVDYIRQLIGQIPMLVS
- the fliR gene encoding flagellar biosynthetic protein FliR, which translates into the protein MIAFTLEQLNGWIGQFLWPFVRILALVGTAPLFSESLIPVKVKVGLSFVLAVAISPALDPMPPVAPGSYAGLWMVMQQVLIGIAMGFTMRLVFAAVQTAGEFVGLQMGLSFASFFDPSSGANTAVLSRLFNIVAMLTFLALDGHLLVLAALVRSFDTLPIAMIQLHQNGWGTVVEWGKTVFVSGLLLALPLICALLTINLAMGILNRAAQQLSVFSVGFPVTLIIGVTVLTIVLPHAGPFLESLFESGLTAMSRVVDALAGR
- a CDS encoding PAS domain-containing methyl-accepting chemotaxis protein, which codes for MRVNLPVTNAETKLREDQYLISRTDTKGRIVYANPAFVEVSGFTREELIGKPHNVVRHPDMPPEAYADLWETLEAGESWLGVVKNRRKDGGYYWVLANATPIVENGEVVAYSSVRVRPSDEQIEMAEALYARMREGTATGVRILRGRPVRAGWRRGLDVLAFPFRNSVRSRMLRHATLSSAIVAAAGAYGLHANWASLSPWGAALGCGAMALGIVAIFAMGWSLSRSLLEPMLDAANMARQVAAGNLTTQIVPESDDEVGSLKFSLEVMRKSLIGIAQDVYRGIEGTTHAAVHIARGNQELAGRTEGQAASLQQTAASMQQLTSTVRQNADNARQANELAASSMDVARRGGVAVGQVVNTMHGISDSSRKIADIVTIIEGIAFQTNILALNAAVEAARAGESGKGFAVVAGEVRSLAQKSAQAAKEVKALIEDSVDRVTEGSAQAEQAGATMQEIVAAVHRVTDIIGEISRASQEQSTGIEQVDTAVSQMDVMTVQNTALVQELGGAVTQLGNQSGALRETIRVFRVVGQH
- a CDS encoding methyl-accepting chemotaxis protein, coding for MEASLESGAKPGKAGKKKAARAPKVKRKLRLRDARVGTMLLWVMAFFALLIAAVGGLAAYFLQSNYQSIREVNSLTERAKQVEIINSDMLRARVSLMVAARHLQESGWGSGENSARDAAAALKGATDLLTGVRSRFSDFQKNMLEDDTGRQLSMNLVRRYRSYIDDGVDTMVEALRSEDYSTFYMVNNEYGTPRSAAFIEAIAQFDKYINDQQRATIDQAEANFNLAMVAVGIAVGLALLLMILARILFGRLVVRPLVEAGQHFDKIAAGDLTGRVEVRSHNEIGQLFAALKRMQESLTRTVSTVRRGVDEITVGSREISAGNTDLSSRTEEQAASLEETAASMEELASTVKQNADNARQANQLAASASDVAERGGSAVSEVVHTMEGISASSRKISEIVSVIDGIAFQTNILALNAAVEAARAGEQGKGFAVVAGEVRSLAQRSAQAAKEIKGLIEDSVSKVGAGSQQVERAGATMQEIVASVKRVTDIMGEISAASEEQSSGIDQVNRAVSQMDEVTQQNAALVEEAAAAAGSLQEQAQRLAEAVAVFKINAGEVIEVPAHQLGGYSAPSLN